One Punica granatum isolate Tunisia-2019 chromosome 3, ASM765513v2, whole genome shotgun sequence genomic window carries:
- the LOC116200384 gene encoding uncharacterized protein LOC116200384 codes for MHPEDFIDWLAIVERVFDFKNISEEKRVKLVAIKLKKHASVWWENLKRRREREGKRRIVTWEKMKRELKKKFLPASYKQDIFSRLYNFKQEELTVEEYTAEFEHLMMKCDITFEDVCKLVVRVEKQSKEKSTHKTLGRDGVSNRGSAPTPKSLSTGKASSSKATPAQGGTSRNTSSTISKQCFKCRGFGHIASECPNRKIISLVEETNDEPVYDTYDDEENEVEQEEVTYGDQGKALVVLRILKSAHVEDDKWLRHNIFHTRCTSHGKVYMVIIDSGSYENVISTTMVEKLHLKVEPHPDPYKLSWLKKGPWLYDRRVIYDGFKNTYSFVKEGVKIILAPCRMEDKSKAVTGEGSSYLPKSQFLQVMDRSSKAYALVLLEENEERGDIPPVVKSLLEEFRDVVPDEIPSGLPPMRDIQHHIDLVPGAAIPSKAAYRMSPKEHEELQHQVDKLLHKGLIRESLSPCAVPALLVPKKDGS; via the exons ATGCACCCAGAAGATTTCATTGATTGGTTGGCTATCGTTGAACGAGTCTTCGACTTCAAGAACATTTCCGAAGAAAAGAGGGTGAAGTTAGTCGCCATCAAATTGAAAAAGCATGCTTCAGTTTGGTGGGAGAACTTGAAGAGGCGTCGAGAACGTGAAGGAAAACGGAGGATTGTGACGTGGGAAAAGATGAAACGGGAGCTCAAGAAGAAGTTTCTTCCCGCAAGCTACAAGCAAGATATTTTCTCTCGGCTCTACAACTTCAAGCAAGAGGAGTTGACCGTAGAGGAATACACCGCGGAGTTTGAGCATCTCATGATGAAGTGCGATATC ACTTTCGAGGATGTTTGCAAGCTGGTCGTTCGTGTGGAGAAGCAATCTAAGGAGAAGAGTACTCATAAGACCTTGGGAAGAGACGGGGTCTCTAACCGGGGGAGTGCTCCGACTCCGAAGTCATTATCGACTGGTAAGGCTTCTTCTTCCAAGGCTACACCCGCCCAAGGTGGTACTTCTCGCAACACTTCAAGCACGATATCAAAACAATGCTTTAAGTGTCGAGGATTTGGTCACATCGCTTCCGAGTGCCCGAATCGGAAGATTATTTCCTTAGTGGAGGAAACTAATGATGAGCCGGTGTACGACACTTACGACGACGAGGAGAATGAGGTTGAGCAAGAAGAGGTCACTTATGGTGATCAAGGGAAGGCTCTCGTCGTTCTACGCATCTTGAAATCCGCACATGTTGAGGACGATAAGTGGTTGCGGCATAACATCTTCCACACCCGATGCACTTCCCATGGCAAAGTGTACATGGTCATTATCGATAGTGGGAGTTATGAGAATGTCATTTCCACTACCATGGTGGAAAAGTTGCACCTCAAGGTGGAGCCTCATCCGGACCCGTACAAGCTCTCTTGGCTCAAGAAAG GGCCGTGGTTATATGATCGAAGGGTGATTTATGATGGCTTTAAGAACACCTACTCCTTTGTCAAGGAAGGTGTCAAGATTATTCTAGCACCTTGTAGAATGGAGGACAAGTCTAAGGCCGTCACGGGAGAAGGGAGCTCTTATCTCCCCAAATCCCAATTTCTCCAAGTCATGGATCGTTCTTCGAAGGCTTATGCACTCGTGCTCTtggaggagaatgaagaacgAGGGGATATTCCACCCGTAGTGAAGTCTTTGCTCGAAGAATTTCGGGATGTGGTGCCCGATGAGATTCCGTCGGGACTTCCTCCCATGCGGGATATCCAACATCATATTGATTTGGTGCCCGGGGCTGCTATCCCAAGTAAGGCGGCGTATCGAATGAGTCCAAAGGAACATGAGGAGCTTCAACACCAAGTCGACAAACTTTTGCATAAGGGGTTGATTCGAGAAAGTTTGAGCCCTTGTGCGGTTCCCGCTCTTCTCGTGccaaagaaggatggatcttGA